In the Triticum aestivum cultivar Chinese Spring chromosome 2B, IWGSC CS RefSeq v2.1, whole genome shotgun sequence genome, ACACTTTTCCTGTGGATCCTAGCTTTCTTTCCGTGATTTGCTACATGTGTATGCATTTATGGTGCTCTATGAATTTTTTTCAGAATGATGGCAGCAGTGATGAATGCAGTATTGCTCCAAGCGTCACTAGAAAAAATAGGTGTGGAGACACGAGTCCAGACTGCACTGATGATGCAAGAGGTTGCAGAACCATACATAAGGCGGCGAGCTATACGCCATCTGGAAAAAGGAAGAGTTGTTATCTTTGGTGGAACTGGTGCTGGTACAGGAAATCCACTTTTTACAACAGATACAGCTGCTGCACTGAGAGCTTCTGAAAGTATGTCGGTTGATCCTCTCCCAAACTCCATCCTGTGATTTCTGACAGGCCTGTTCAGTATTTAGCTTGTGCTTACATCTTTTCTTGCCTGAATGTGTATTTTTTTGCCGTTCTTATTTTCTATGAGAAAGAGAACATCAGCTTTTATGGAGAGGAAATCTAACCAGATGTGCTGTGAACCAGTCAATGCAGACGTTGTCCTTAAAGGTGTCATTGGAGATGATGAATATGGTTGTCCTCCTAGGAGCAACGGCAGTGCACCATTTGAGCACATCTCATTTAGGGAGTTGGCAGCAAGAGGAACCAGCAAAATGGACATGACAGCAATTACATGTTGTGAGGAGAACAATATTCCTGGTTAGTTTCTCTATGAATCTTTCATTTCAAAGTTGTGTTTAGCGCCTCCTCTGGCAGTATACATAAGATGATTTGTGTGCGTTCATTTCTTGCAGTTGTCATCTTTAACATGTTAGAGCCTGGTAACATGTCCAGAGCTATTTGTGGCGACCAAGTAGGTACGTTAGTTGACCAGTCAGGAAGGATAACTTAAATCACAAGGGCGATTAGCTGTGTTGTAGCATTGGGACATTTGTATTCTCTCACGGCAGCGTGCATCTTCGTTGATTGCATGGATCTTTGTGGATGGGAGAGAGGGTAATGTTCCTCGGAGAGAAGGCTCACACCTTGATTTGCATCGGGTGCTTGTTGCGTGACATCTGTTGTAGCGGCTCTGCCATGAGAAGTTGTTTGTTTGTAGTATCTGTCTGTAATGTGATGGTTAGACTAGTTGAAGAGCCTTTGTATAAAGTCATATTTATGCCTGCGTATGGCGTTAGGTCAGGTCATCAGAATGTTGTATTGTGCTCTAGTAGTAACTTGTAGCGCTGTTGTTGAGCTGTAGTGTTGTACTGTATTGGAGAAAGGCATTTTTCTTCCTTACGTGCTCGAATGAGTGATGGCTGTCCAGCAAGTGTGCTGTGTGATGTTGTCATTTCTTTTTCACATCAAACATTAACAGCTAGAGAACCGAATATTGTTTGACCAAGAACGCCTTACTGAATGCAACCTGTTAGCTTTTCTGTGGCCGGTCTGGCATTCTGAACTCCTGAACCTTGACGTGTTGCTGCTGAGATTTGTCAACGAACTGCGAGAGGTGATTTCAGATGTTCTTTTAATCTTTTGTTAGCTGTCTGGTGTTGTGTCAGTTGAGCAAATTGAGTATTCGTGGGTTTTGGTTCAGCAGAATGTGCCGACGGTGGCATCTGCAACTTTCAGAGCAGCCAGTAGTACGTAGTTTCTTGCCCACTTGCATATGTGATCTATCCATACATGGCCGGTCAATCTCctctactttcatcaatataatcagatACAAAATTCAATAATTACACATCATGCTTCCTGTAGTCTATAACAATCTTAATTGCCCGGACACGGTCTCGGGAACTGTCCTAGTCAAGCACCTGACATTTCCTACTATCTGAATCTGGCGTGGCCGAGCCGAGTGGATCATGACGCTTCCGCCTAAACAATGAGATACTATCAGGCACCAGCACGCTACGGTCTTATCCTCTGAAGCTCTGCGTGCCAAACCAATTCGAGACATGGACCGAGGGTGGGTAGTGATCATCATGGATGATGACGTGCTAGCTCGCTACATGGTCGGCCAGAACGGCATGTACCGGAGCCAGGCCGGCGGTTCGCCTGCTGACGTAGGAGCCTCCCCGGCGTTCCTGACACCGCTTGCGCCGGCGGAGGAGCAGGAAGATGAGGAGGTCTGGACGGCGGCCGAAGAGGACCTGGGGCACAGGAAGAAGCTCCGGGACCCTAGCTCCATCACCTTCTCCCTCGGGTCCAAACCTAAGCAATGAGTCCACAACATTTACATGATCAGCGAATGATCCTTCACTTACTGAATGATGCAGATGATGCTCACTAACTGTCGCCTAAAGGATCAATGGTTGTTGCGACCGACTTGACACTCTCAGTGGGCCCATGCATTGCTTGCTGAATATGTTCTGATTCATCTCGCCGGCTATTCTCAAGCAGAGTTCATGCCGGCATATCGCCAGCTTGGCTAATGCTAGTATTTGGGTTGACTTTCCGCTTTGATAGTTGTGTGGTGCAATTCTGGAATGGAAAACAAAGGGCACTGTGGTCTTCAGATGCAACTAACTTACTTTCCAAGCTGAACTGGGAGTAGTGTAGGCTGAAGGTCGCCGGGTCGGTCGACGGCAGCAAGGGCCGCCTGCCCTCCTTGACGTAGATCCCCACGGCGGCGGCCACGAGGTCCGCCACGCTCCACTCCGCCGACGCCATGACGTTCAGCGGCCACAGGCTCCTCTGCACGGTCACGTTCACCAGCACCTTGCTCGGCGTCCTCCGGACCGCCAGCTCCGCCAGCGGCTCGCCGCCGTCGGCGGCGCGGAAGCTCCTGCCCCTAACGCCGGCGAGCAGGTCCGGCTGCGTCTTGGGCCTCTGCTTTGGCAGCTGGTGCCGCTGCTCCGCCCCGCGCCCGTGGAACGACGCCGACCGCTGCCCCGGGCCTCGCAGCAGCTGCCCTCCTGACTCCTGCCTTTGCCGGTCGCCGGAGCAGCTCTTCTCGAAGGAAGGCGCGTGAGGAGGCATCGCCCTTGCTGGCGGTGACCGGCAGGCGCTGCCGCAGAAACAGCTCCAAACACCCGGGCGATCAGACGGCGGGCGCAAGGATCACGGCTGCCGGCGGCAAGGCGCACGGGAGCCGGGCGGCGAGGCTGTCCATGCAGAGCAGAGCATGCAGTATGCAGGTGCAGCTGGTCCTATGGCCATATAAGAGCCAGCCGAGACGAAGGCGAAGCAGGGCACAATTAAAGCAAGGAGAACCGAATTTTCAAAGGTGAGAAGCGCAATCAAAGCCAGAAGCAACTGGGAAGTGACTTGTACCGGAGAAAGGTGAGATGAGAACGGCACGGCAGACACACACATGGAAACATTGTAACCATTGGTGATTGGCTTGTCAATTATTGGAGCACGATTGCCTCTCCTCCACAAATTAAATACGTTTATGTTTATTTATTAAGGTCGCCACTAAGGGCAAAATACACTTAGTCTTATATAACTCGAAAGAAATTTGATAATTGCAAAGTCATGCCCATTAAATTTCTATTGCATTGAATTGGCACCACGCTTTGGTTGATGCACTATATAGAAAAACGAAGAACCTTTCTAAAAAAAATTGCTATGAAAAGTAGTGCGGAACAAAATCCTTGAACTTGCAAGATTCAAGCTTACAACGAGGAACATATGGATAGAGGACTTCAATTGGACTTGGAGTAGGCGGAGGGTCAAGTGGTGAGGTTGAACACATGTGTAATGGAAGTAATGATCATTCAAGTATGTTTAGATATGTCTCAAAAGATGTAACTACAAAGATGGCTGGTGACCCCCAATTCTTCAATGACAAGCATTGACAAGGCTAAGGACATAGATTTTATCTTTTaccgatccaagatcacattgagtccatagctATGACAATACTATTAACAAGGATCAAGTATGAATGGTGATAGTTGTTTTTGGTAAGTGCTTAGAGATCAAACTCCAAAATCACGCAAAACACCGCAACCATTTTCCACTATCTATAACTCCATTTCTAGTATTCGGGGCCACCGAGCCAAATCCATTTGGATCCTTTGATCCATTCCAGAGATAGTCGTTGCAATATTATCAAGGTGGGAAGCAGGATATGGTGAAGAAGAAAGAGAGAAGGGGGCCACGATGCTACCATTGTAGGAACTGGGGACACATAAGGAAGAATTGTCGAACATGGAGGAATACCGATGGGACCATAGTGTCCCAGCATCCTCTACGAGAAGTGATTGGGATGGTTGCCTTCTTACGCTATCAAGTGGGTTATGTGAGGAAGCGTGGATATTAGATATAGTGAACTCTTATCATGTGGCATCAAACAACGAGTAGATCACTTGCTACAAGTCTATAAAGTTTTCTGATCTATCAAGGTGGCGATGTGCCTCAGTGCACTATGACATTGGAGATGTCAAGATCCAGACTTAAGATGGAAGTGAACATGTGATGTTAGAGACATGCCAAGGGTTCAAGAGAGATATGGCTTCGCTTGGTAAACTTCATGGCAATGGTTATGTCTACAAAGTGGGCAATCACAAGAAGACCAGGAGAGTTAAGAAGAAGCTTGTGACGAAGGGAAAGAGAACCAAGAACAACTTGCACAAAGTGTGAATAAACATTGTTGAAGATGTAACCGAGGAGAAGCCAGATGTGGATTTATGTTCAATCAAGGTGACCAAAACGAAGGGGCCAAACTTGGCGGCACTCATGAGACTGAGCAACAAGGGAAGATTCCAATTCAAGTGTTGAAGATGATAACCACAAGATGATGAGGACATATCGTTAAGGTGAAGTTTGGTGGATGACCATCGAATATGTATATAGGGCTATAGTTGGACTTATTATGTCTAGGGGTTGAACACATGTAAAATAAACCTATGCATCGCAGGgtagattttttttttgcgggaagcgGTTAAACTATATTAGCGAAACTAGTAGGTTAGACACAATATCACGAAGGGGTGCTTTGGACGCCTGAGGAAGGGATGACTAGACCGACCATGTCGCGATTTTCGGAAATTTGCCTCATGGCCTTGGTGTGATTTGTCGTGGATTATACTTTGTTGACTTAGTACAtgggattttttttttgagaattgggAATGATCTTTATGCTCCCAAGATGTAGGCATAAATATATGTGTCTACTTTTCTTAATGTTCTAAGCATGTAAATTATACCATAATTTGCAATGATTGTAATACCTGTCCATAAACATATGTTTTCCTTTTCCCTACATAGAAGATAAGACACGCTCTACAACTattttaaaaataaaatagttcCCGCACCTTCTCGTTTTTCTTCCCTTACCCTAAATAGTTAGGACAAACTCTCCCCTCTATTGAATTCATACTCTATCCAATTGCTACAATATTTGGAACTGATGGAAAAGGACGGGCAATATATATTTTTGAACTGATGGAGAGAGGCGGACAATATGCTTTAACACTCCTCCTCACGTGTATGCTTATTTAGTCCTTAGACGTGGTATCGATGTAGGCCGCAAAATCTTTTTTTAATATTGGGTTGGCATGGTCTTGAAATTAAGATCTCTTGGCTCGGATACCGTATTAAATTCATGTGGGTCTTGAAATTAAGACCTCTTGGCTCGGATACCATATTAAATTCATATTTCAGCCAGTTGCTCCGAAAGTATGGAGAGAGGCGAGTAATTTTTTTTCTTCtggaaaaggaggttaaaccccctgcctctgcatcaatcgatgcatacggccatcttttTAATTATTCCACGAAGGTctgacaaaaacatacatcaagccacCCAAAGCCACTACTCACACCTACAAAATTGATAATGCCGCgtgctctcactccccatatctaTAACTGATGTCATCGCCGATCCATTCATATAATGTATCGGAACCAACAACCGGTGCGGCAGACCTAAAATGTACACCACGTGCACACATTTTAGAAGCCACCATCATCATCGAACCACTGTCCCATCTTCAGGAGATAGATCtgcatcatccttgccagtccgaccaaccgtcgacgccaccacggcgcccaacgacgCCATCGCCCTGCGCTTGTCCATATCGATGTGGAGactctggaagatctgtcgtgtGTAGCACctaccgaccaggcatgacaaagcgtagcacctatCGGCCGGGCATGACTTGACATGTCCATCGAAGCTCCGTTCAAGACGAAGTCGCTCCGCCTCCTGCCTCTGCCTTCCAGCGCTGCTCCGTAAACGATACTCCAAAGAGAGAAACGGCACCATAGTGCCGCCATcatccgatctggaacaccagatcctagggtttccccagaGCAACACGAGTGCGTTGACAGTAGTTACTCGAGGATGCCTTCATCAAGGCAACGGCAGAACGCCGCCTCCGCGTGTCGTTGGCTCGGTTTTCACTGGCAACCATGTCTCCCCGACttgcagccgggactagatgacgggtctcgagatccgatcacccaGCTTCAGGCCGACTACCTCCGACGgaggagatgaccaccaccgctgGCTGCACCGGCCAGAACAGATCTGACCGGAGGTGCCTCCAAGCAGCCCACCAGGCCCTCCACGCTGCTGTCGATCCAAAGCCAGATGACGCGCCGCCACAACAGAAGTTGCCGCCTCCCTAATAAGTCAAGCTGCCATCCGCCACTGCCCATGACCGGGTTGCCCGACGCGCCGCAGTCGCCGTCGCCCATGGCAgggccagccaccgccgccgccgccgcagtgaaagcacaagtgcaccctgggtgattttggtaattaatgtcaacatatctcatgctggactaatacttttatcaagTGTATTTCATACAAGGTCTATAGTGGCGtggaaaggacaagaggatgtggaaccccttcaaaatgctaaggatacatattggcaaaagctcaagactcttcatttctattttagtgatccaagatcacattgagtccatagaaaagccaatactattaaaaggggatgaggtgttgcttaatggtctacttgctcaaatgcttagtgatattgctccaaatccctcaaccactttctcattgcaaatatgttcaaaactcaaagtcaaactcggccccaccgattcatcctatccagagccaccgagttcatatgataTAGGCACTGCCAGAAACCTAAACCGtccggtcacaccgatacggatctcggtctcaccgagatggccttgcaaactctctgtttccctttgtaacattttgatctcaccgaaatgagcaatcggtcccactgagtttgcatgACATCttctctgtttgcttattgcttcacttcggtcacACCGACTTGATGCAATCGGCGCCACTGAATTGAtatttgccctaagccctagcacatcggtcacaccgagttgttccagtcggtcccaccgagattcctaacgttcacatttttgaactgaatcggtctcaccgagttcttctattcggtctgactgaGTTGGGTCAAGTATGTGTAATGGTTgaattttatgtggaggctatatatgttggggaacgcagcagaaattcaaaattttcctactagtcaccaagatctatctatggagagactagcaacgaggggaaggagagtgcatctacatacccttgtagatcgctaagcggaagcgttcaagagaacggggttgaaggagtcgtactcgtcgtgatccaaatcaccggagatcctagtgccaaacggacgacacctccgcgttcaacacacgtgcaacccggtgacgtctcccatgccttgatccagcaaggagagagggagagattgaggaagaccccatccagcagcagcacaacggtgtggtggtgatggaggagcgtggcaatcctgcaggtcttcaccaagcaccgcgggagaggaggagaaagagaggtagggctgcgccaacaggagaagaacttcgtgtgttgggctgcccctttgcctccactatatataggggaagagggagggctgcgcccccacctagggttccctccctaggggtggcggcagccccaatccccatctaggtggcagccaagggggggagaggggaaacttgccccccaagtaaggtgggtgcgccccctccccaaaccctaggcgcattgggcccttgcgggggggggggggggggcgcaccagcccacctggggctggtaccctcccacacttggcccatgctgccctctggggctggtggccccacttggtggacccccgggaccctcccggtggttccGGTACGTTatcgataacacccgaaacttttccggtgaccaaaacaggacttcccatatataaatctttacctccggaccattccggaactcctcgtgacgtccgggatctcatccgggactccgaacaatatttggtgaccacgtatatctattccctataaccctagcgtcatcgaaccttaagtgtgtagaccctacgggttcgggaaccatgcagacatgaccgagatgttctccggtcaataaccaacagcgggatctggatacccatgttggctcccacatgttccacgatgatctcatcggatgaactacgatgtcaaggactcaatcaatcccgtatacaattccctttgtccagtggtattatacttgcccgagattcaatcgtcggtatgtcgataccttgttcaatctcgttaccggcaattctctttacttgttccgtaacacatcatcccgtgatcaaccccttggtcacattgtgcacattatgatgatgtcctaccgagtgggcccagagatacctctccgttacacggagtgacaaatcccagtctcgatttgtgccaactcaacagacacttttggagatacccgtagtgtacctttatagcaacccagttacgttgtgacgtttggtacacccaaagcattcctacggtatccgggagttgcacaatctcatggtctaaggaaatgatacttgacattagaaaagctttagcatacgaactacacgatctttgtgctaggcttaggattgggtcttgtccatcacatcattctcctaatgatgtgatcccgttatcaacgacatccaatgtccatggtcaggaaaccgtaaccatctattgatcaacgagctagtcaactagaggcttactagggacatggtgttgtctatgtatccacacatgtatctgagtttcctatcaatacaattatagcatggataataaatgattatcatgaacaaggaaatataataataataactaatttattattgcctctagggcatatttccaacagtctcccacttgcactacagtcaataatctagttcacatcgccatgtgattaacactgacaggtcacattgccatgtgaccaacatccaaagagtttactagtgtcactaaactagttcacatcatcatgtgattaagactcaatgagttctggggtttgatcatgttttgcttgtgagagaggttttagtcaacgtgtctgcaacattcaaatccgtatgtacttcgcaaatctctaggtcatattgtaaatgctgcttccacgctccacttggagctattccaaatggttgctccactatacgtatccggtttgctactcagagtcattcagataggtgttaaagcttgcatcgacataaccctttacgtcgaactctttatcacctccataatcgagaaacatatccttattcctctaaggatatttttgaccgctatctggtgatccactccttgatcacctttgtaccctcttgccagatatgcaGCAAGGCACagatcaggtgcggtacacagcatagcatactgtagagcctacgtctaaagcataggggacgaccttcgtcctttctctcttttctgccgtggtccagctttaagtcttaacttcataccttacatctcaggaaagaactccttctttgactgatccatcttgaacaccttcaagatcatgtcaagg is a window encoding:
- the LOC123045377 gene encoding uncharacterized protein, producing MPPHAPSFEKSCSGDRQRQESGGQLLRGPGQRSASFHGRGAEQRHQLPKQRPKTQPDLLAGVRGRSFRAADGGEPLAELAVRRTPSKVLVNVTVQRSLWPLNVMASAEWSVADLVAAAVGIYVKEGRRPLLPSTDPATFSLHYSQFSLESLDPREKVMELGSRSFFLCPRSSSAAVQTSSSSCSSAGASGVRNAGEAPTSAGEPPAWLRYMPFWPTM